From Neobacillus sp. PS2-9, the proteins below share one genomic window:
- a CDS encoding flagellar motor protein MotB: MRKQRRNFDEEHEEHIDESWLIPYADILTLLLALFIVLFASSTVDKSKYESIMEAFKSELTGTKIENKDSGLSIKPSDKESDEKTDQQEQATVPVVEEAQSKEEIELEQLKQQLTKYIEDNNLQAVITLQDTKRGVEISLKDVILFDPGKADLKAISFKTLDVLVGLSKTVTNPISIEGHTDNVPIKNSKYQSNWELSSARAVSVLHFFESKSIAKERLQFVGYGEYQPLFPNDTKEHKQANRRVNIVILRKG; this comes from the coding sequence ATGAGAAAACAGCGTAGAAATTTTGACGAAGAGCATGAAGAACATATCGATGAATCCTGGTTGATTCCATATGCTGATATTCTAACTCTACTTTTGGCATTATTCATTGTCTTATTTGCTTCCAGTACGGTTGATAAATCTAAATATGAGTCTATTATGGAAGCTTTTAAATCTGAATTAACTGGAACCAAAATTGAGAATAAGGATTCTGGACTCTCCATTAAACCTTCGGATAAGGAATCAGACGAAAAGACTGATCAACAGGAACAAGCAACGGTTCCTGTCGTTGAAGAAGCACAAAGTAAAGAGGAAATCGAACTTGAACAATTGAAGCAACAATTAACTAAATATATTGAAGACAACAACCTTCAAGCAGTAATCACTCTTCAAGATACAAAACGCGGTGTAGAAATCTCCTTGAAAGATGTTATTCTTTTTGACCCTGGAAAAGCAGATTTAAAAGCTATCTCGTTTAAGACTCTAGATGTATTAGTCGGCTTATCCAAAACTGTAACGAATCCGATTAGTATAGAGGGACATACAGATAATGTTCCGATAAAAAATTCGAAGTATCAGTCTAACTGGGAGCTTTCCTCAGCCCGAGCTGTCAGCGTTCTTCATTTTTTTGAATCAAAAAGCATTGCTAAAGAACGCTTGCAATTTGTTGGGTACGGCGAGTACCAGCCACTCTTTCCCAACGATACAAAAGAACACAAACAGGCAAATCGCCGCGTCAATATTGTGATCTTGCGCAAAGGTTAA
- a CDS encoding GNAT family N-acetyltransferase, producing MNLQIKRLTDCTIQEMITAWNKGFEGYFVQLEMTPEMFFNRLVNEGLSLPHSIVAFDGEAPVAIVLNGFRVINGKKTAWNGGTGIATEYRGKGVSTLLMEEILKIYAEESCEVATLEAIKENERAIRLYARFGYEVTDVLVYLAGTLEGEKNSQLQAEFIRPEQLSTYSFYKQNVPWQCQWQSVKAGEAQIYFDGSQNPVGYSLFKRVWNQEGQLEKVFLFQVELVGEVTDETLQAVFSAITEQQNHPVSFMTVNASQSNPVIQYLLEQGFKKTTEQVLMVKTL from the coding sequence ATGAACTTACAAATTAAGAGATTAACAGATTGTACCATACAAGAAATGATTACCGCATGGAATAAGGGCTTCGAAGGCTATTTTGTTCAACTGGAAATGACTCCTGAGATGTTCTTCAATCGTCTGGTCAATGAAGGACTTTCGTTACCACACTCCATCGTTGCCTTTGATGGTGAGGCACCCGTAGCCATTGTCTTAAATGGATTTAGGGTGATAAATGGGAAAAAGACTGCCTGGAATGGCGGTACTGGTATCGCAACGGAATATCGGGGCAAAGGGGTTTCCACGTTACTCATGGAAGAGATTCTAAAAATCTATGCGGAAGAGAGCTGTGAGGTCGCTACCCTTGAAGCAATTAAAGAGAATGAGAGAGCGATCCGTTTATATGCAAGATTCGGCTATGAAGTAACAGATGTACTTGTCTATTTAGCTGGTACTCTCGAAGGGGAAAAGAACTCTCAATTACAAGCCGAATTTATTCGTCCTGAACAGCTATCAACCTACTCTTTTTATAAACAAAATGTTCCATGGCAGTGCCAGTGGCAGAGTGTTAAGGCTGGTGAAGCACAAATTTATTTTGACGGTAGCCAAAACCCGGTAGGCTATTCACTTTTTAAACGAGTGTGGAACCAAGAAGGGCAGCTCGAAAAGGTATTTTTATTTCAAGTGGAATTAGTGGGAGAGGTAACGGATGAGACTTTACAAGCAGTTTTCTCAGCCATAACCGAACAACAAAACCATCCAGTCAGCTTTATGACCGTCAATGCCTCACAATCAAATCCAGTCATCCAATACTTGTTGGAGCAGGGGTTCAAGAAAACGACGGAGCAGGTACTGATGGTGAAAACCTTATAA
- a CDS encoding iron-containing alcohol dehydrogenase, with protein MKTTLSQFMLRTGIYSGSNSRAMVPSLFAGLGAKRVLLLSDRGLEQAGVVEKVASIFDLTGHGSGPQLVGMYLDIKQDAESRCINDAVRYAREIGADSLLAVGGGSVLDTVKGVKYALHKGLADIKEAIPGGLLYESFPKANYIPIPHIAIPTTAGTGSEVSPIAVIFNEDIQMKTNIINPFISADMAILDPDLTVGLPPLITAFTGFDALTHAIEALASPTATGLTDAYALHAIRLIEKNLPVAVADGWNLDARMDLLQASLMGITAFSFALNAIPVHNMAHAYGALFRIPHGLANAIFLPVVMEMVPDLYLPKVAELAQALNVDVEAEDTPQEALTKVVEKIRLLQHKVGLPADFKQYNISEEALQTAIPAVMKDPAALSFPMPAELIAAIGQKVCPVGVK; from the coding sequence ATGAAAACAACCTTATCACAGTTCATGTTACGTACAGGAATCTACAGCGGCTCGAATTCCCGGGCAATGGTTCCTAGTTTGTTTGCCGGTCTTGGTGCCAAACGAGTGCTGCTTTTAAGTGACAGAGGATTAGAACAAGCAGGAGTCGTGGAAAAAGTGGCATCCATTTTTGATTTAACAGGTCATGGCAGCGGCCCACAATTGGTGGGAATGTATTTGGATATCAAACAGGATGCCGAAAGCCGATGCATTAATGATGCTGTTCGCTATGCACGAGAAATTGGCGCTGATTCCCTGCTAGCAGTGGGCGGCGGCAGTGTGCTTGATACGGTAAAAGGGGTGAAGTATGCGCTTCACAAAGGGCTGGCTGATATTAAGGAAGCGATTCCTGGTGGCTTGTTGTACGAATCGTTTCCAAAGGCAAATTATATTCCGATTCCGCACATCGCGATTCCAACGACAGCGGGTACGGGTTCAGAGGTTTCCCCAATTGCAGTTATTTTTAATGAAGATATTCAAATGAAAACCAATATTATCAATCCATTTATTAGTGCGGATATGGCGATTTTGGATCCTGATTTAACGGTCGGCCTTCCACCGCTGATTACGGCCTTTACGGGGTTTGACGCCTTAACCCATGCGATTGAAGCGTTGGCTTCACCTACTGCTACGGGCTTAACGGATGCGTATGCCCTGCATGCCATTCGGTTAATTGAAAAAAATCTTCCTGTTGCCGTGGCAGACGGGTGGAATCTAGATGCGCGCATGGATTTATTGCAGGCGAGTTTAATGGGAATCACTGCGTTCAGCTTTGCTTTGAATGCGATCCCAGTACACAACATGGCTCACGCGTATGGTGCTTTGTTCCGTATTCCACACGGCCTGGCAAATGCTATCTTTTTACCGGTAGTAATGGAAATGGTACCAGATTTATATTTGCCGAAGGTGGCTGAGCTGGCACAGGCATTGAATGTGGATGTGGAGGCTGAGGATACGCCACAAGAGGCATTGACGAAGGTTGTGGAAAAAATTAGACTGCTTCAGCATAAGGTGGGTCTGCCTGCTGATTTCAAACAGTACAATATTAGCGAGGAGGCGCTTCAAACGGCGATTCCAGCTGTTATGAAGGATCCAGCAGCATTGAGTTTCCCAATGCCAGCGGAGTTGATTGCGGCGATTGGGCAGAAAGTTTGTCCGGTTGGGGTGAAATAA
- a CDS encoding aldehyde dehydrogenase family protein — translation MTVKVEVQTFPHFINGKWELASSQETFDVYNPANGELVAKVAKGTKEDVDRAVMAAREAFDQGDWKNMKPKDRANVLYAISHQIVEHAQELAYLEAISSGGTVRRIGNSDILQMVDLFQTLAKFTLEYPFSETLPVPPFPGPAHNFIWREPIGVCAAITPWNLPMVIATWKIAPALAMGNTIVMKPASYTPLSTLKLAEIISKVVPPGVINVVAGPGAEVGEALVSHPKVDKVAFTGSTEVGRNIMALAAGTIKNTTLELGGKSPNIILEDADLNIALPGSLFGVFLHSGQLCESGTRLFVPDKLYDQVVEGLVALASKLKLGNPLDPTTDVGPVISKKQKESILSYIESGKQEGATLVCGGKEVKVAGLEEGHFIEPTIFTNVTNDMKIAQEEIFGPVLCVIRYSDLDDAIKMANDTIYGLAAGVWTRDVNKAYEVARRLQAGVVWINDWHMLRSDAPFGGYKQSGIGREMGQHSLDAYTQVKHVHTSMSPELERRNWYGILFGQN, via the coding sequence TGCGGTCATGGCTGCACGCGAAGCCTTTGACCAGGGTGATTGGAAAAACATGAAACCGAAGGATCGTGCCAATGTTCTTTATGCCATTTCCCATCAAATTGTCGAACACGCACAAGAACTAGCTTACCTAGAAGCAATTAGCTCTGGAGGAACGGTACGCCGAATCGGCAACAGTGACATTTTACAAATGGTCGATTTGTTCCAAACATTAGCGAAATTCACTTTAGAGTATCCATTTTCAGAAACGCTTCCAGTCCCGCCGTTTCCAGGACCGGCACATAACTTTATTTGGCGCGAGCCAATCGGCGTCTGTGCAGCCATTACACCATGGAATCTCCCAATGGTCATTGCCACCTGGAAGATTGCTCCGGCACTTGCCATGGGGAACACCATCGTCATGAAGCCGGCAAGCTACACACCGTTATCCACTTTGAAATTAGCAGAAATCATCTCCAAGGTGGTGCCTCCAGGTGTCATCAACGTGGTCGCAGGTCCAGGTGCTGAGGTGGGTGAAGCATTAGTCAGCCATCCAAAGGTCGATAAAGTGGCCTTCACGGGTTCAACAGAAGTCGGCAGAAACATTATGGCGCTTGCAGCAGGTACGATTAAAAATACCACCCTCGAGCTCGGTGGAAAGTCGCCCAATATTATTTTAGAGGATGCGGACCTAAACATAGCTCTCCCTGGAAGCCTGTTTGGAGTGTTTTTACACTCAGGTCAGCTTTGTGAATCTGGCACACGTTTATTTGTCCCAGATAAGCTCTATGACCAAGTAGTCGAAGGACTAGTGGCTCTCGCCAGCAAATTAAAGCTCGGCAATCCATTGGATCCGACTACTGATGTGGGTCCGGTTATTTCGAAAAAGCAGAAGGAATCCATTCTTTCCTATATTGAGTCAGGCAAACAAGAAGGTGCTACGCTTGTTTGCGGCGGGAAAGAAGTGAAGGTGGCTGGCCTTGAAGAAGGTCATTTCATTGAGCCAACCATTTTCACGAATGTAACCAATGATATGAAAATTGCTCAAGAGGAGATTTTCGGTCCTGTTTTATGTGTCATCCGATACTCAGATTTAGATGACGCGATTAAAATGGCGAACGATACCATTTATGGTTTAGCAGCTGGTGTCTGGACACGCGATGTGAATAAGGCCTATGAGGTTGCTAGAAGACTTCAGGCTGGAGTGGTTTGGATCAATGACTGGCATATGCTTCGCAGTGACGCTCCGTTCGGCGGTTACAAGCAAAGTGGAATCGGCCGCGAAATGGGTCAGCATTCCCTTGATGCCTATACACAGGTAAAACATGTTCATACATCGATGAGTCCTGAGCTTGAGAGACGCAATTGGTACGGAATTCTATTTGGCCAAAACTAA
- a CDS encoding acyl-CoA dehydrogenase family protein: protein MDFSFSEEQEMLRKTVRQFVDKEIMPYIREWDEKQHFESSILKRLANLGLMGVCIPEQYGGSGMDYNALAIVCEELERGDTAFRTAVSVHTGLNSMTLLQWGNEQQKQKYLTAQAKGYKVGAFGLTEPNAGSDVAAMQTTATKQGDYYILNGSKTWISLCDVADYFLVFAYTDKSKKHHGISAFIVEREWEGFSSKAIKGKLGIRAGNTGELFFDNVKIPKENLVGEEGEGFKIAMSALDNGRFTVAAGACGTIMASLEASLKYCHERSTFGKEIGRHQLVQQMIAKMEASLQQSRLLVFRAGWLKNQGKRNTRETSLAKWQACDYAYEAANDAVQIHGAYGFSNEYPVERYLRNAKAPVIYEGTREIHTVMQAEYVLGYREDKPLSKSLPAWPFQEVEEVVK from the coding sequence ATGGATTTTTCCTTTTCAGAGGAGCAAGAAATGTTAAGAAAGACCGTTCGCCAGTTTGTGGACAAGGAGATCATGCCGTATATTCGCGAATGGGACGAAAAGCAGCATTTTGAGTCAAGTATTTTAAAGCGGCTCGCCAATCTAGGTCTAATGGGGGTCTGTATCCCTGAGCAATACGGTGGAAGCGGAATGGACTACAACGCTTTGGCGATTGTCTGCGAGGAATTAGAACGTGGCGATACAGCTTTCCGTACAGCCGTATCAGTCCATACCGGTCTAAACAGCATGACACTCCTTCAATGGGGCAATGAGCAGCAAAAGCAAAAATATCTCACCGCACAAGCAAAGGGCTATAAGGTTGGCGCATTCGGACTAACTGAACCGAATGCCGGGTCAGATGTGGCAGCGATGCAGACAACCGCCACCAAACAAGGTGATTATTACATATTAAACGGATCAAAAACATGGATTTCACTATGTGATGTCGCGGATTACTTTTTAGTATTCGCCTACACCGATAAAAGCAAAAAGCACCATGGGATTTCTGCCTTCATCGTAGAACGCGAGTGGGAAGGGTTTTCCTCAAAGGCAATCAAAGGAAAGCTTGGCATTCGAGCTGGTAATACTGGTGAGCTCTTTTTCGATAACGTCAAGATTCCAAAAGAAAACCTCGTTGGTGAAGAAGGAGAAGGATTCAAAATTGCCATGTCTGCCCTTGATAATGGCCGTTTCACAGTTGCAGCCGGTGCATGTGGGACAATCATGGCTAGCCTTGAGGCGAGCTTGAAATATTGCCATGAACGAAGCACCTTTGGTAAAGAGATTGGCAGACACCAACTCGTACAGCAAATGATTGCAAAAATGGAAGCAAGTCTGCAACAGTCTAGATTACTTGTTTTTAGAGCTGGATGGCTGAAAAATCAGGGAAAACGGAACACACGTGAAACGTCTCTAGCTAAATGGCAGGCCTGTGATTATGCCTATGAAGCAGCCAATGATGCGGTTCAAATCCACGGGGCATACGGTTTTTCCAATGAGTATCCGGTCGAACGATACCTCAGAAATGCCAAAGCCCCAGTGATTTATGAAGGAACACGCGAAATCCATACGGTTATGCAGGCAGAATATGTGCTTGGTTATCGAGAGGATAAACCCCTATCCAAGTCCTTGCCAGCATGGCCGTTTCAGGAAGTAGAAGAAGTGGTCAAATAA